A segment of the Vibrio aquimaris genome:
CATCTTTGGTCGCATTGTTGCCAACAAAGCGTATATCACGGACATAAATTCGCTTACCCGCTTCGACGTTGACAACTAAAGAAACCTGTTGATTCTCATCGTCAAACTCAGGGATAGTACGAACTTTAGGGTACGCATATCCCGCCTCACCAAGCACGCGCTTAACCCCTTCTTCCAAACTCGTTACTTTAGAACCGTTATAAACATCTCCGCTGACAAAAGGTACCAGAGCTTCAAACTCTGCTTCTCTTCCTATCAACTCACCGCGAAATTTGACATCCTTAACTGTGTAAGGCAGTCCTTCATTCACGGCGAGTGTGATATAAACGCCTTTTTTGTCGGGAGAAATCGCAACCTGTGTCGAATCAAGCTTAAATTTTAGGTAACCACGATCTAGATAGTAAGACTTTAAAGCCTCAAGATCGCCTGCCAGAACTTGTTTTTGGTACTTATCGTCTGATAAAAAATTCCACCAAGACACATCAACATTCAGGTTAAATCTGCTGAGTAGATCCTCATCAGAAAATGCCTTATTACCTAAAAAGTTAATTTGCTGTATTTTGGCTGATACACCTTCCGAGAATACAAATTTAAGATCCGAACGATTACGGGGCAAAGGGGTCACAACAGCTTTTACTGTCGCATTATATTTTCCGACGCTATAGTAGAAGTCTTCTAGGCCCTTCTCAATATTTGACAAAGTCGTTCGATCAAGAGCTTCACCAACTCTAACTCCTGATGCATCAAGATTCTGTTGTAACTGTTCCTCTTTTATTGCTTTGTTACCAGAAAATGAAATGCTGGCAATGGTAGGACGCTCTTTTACCTGTACAAGGAGTTGATTACCATCCCGTAATACTTTGATATCTTCGAAATTTCCTGATGCGTATAGTGCCCTTATAATTTCAGATACATCTTGAGCATCGACCGTATCTCCGACACGAACTGGCATCTTTAACAAAGCTGCACCAAGTGCAACACGCTGTAATCCATCGATTTGGATATCTTCTACAACAAAGTTTTCGGCTCCATTTGCAGCGACGCTCGTTGCCAATAGCGTTGCAAACAGAATTTTATTCATCGCCATATTTGTTTTAGTTATTCCTTATTACAACCTTTGCCCGACTATAAACGAGCAAAATCATTAAATATTGCCAATGCCATGAGAGAAAAAATAATCGCTCCGCCAATACGGTAGCCCATATCTTGAACCCGCTCAGGAACTGGACGTCTGGTCACCGCTTCAACGGCAAAAAACATTAAGTGTCCGCCGTCTAACATGGGTAGGGGCACAAGGTTGATAATACCTAAATTAACACTAATCAAAGCTAAGAAACCAAGAAAATATACCAAGCCGTAATCAGCTGTCGTACCCGCACCTTTTGCAATTGAAATAGGCCCACTGAGATTATTTAAACCCACATCTCCAACAATTAATTTTTTCAACATACTGATAGTCAGACCTATCACCTGCCCTGTTTTTTCAATTGCTTTTCCGACTGACTCAAATACACCAAATTGTAAGTCGAAGCGATAGTTTTCAGGCCATTCTGCGACTTGAGGGGCAATACCAGCAAACCCTATAACCCTACCATTAGACAGAGTTCGGTTTTCTGGTACTAAGGTCAAATCTATGGTCTCACCATTACGTTCAACGGTTAGATCAATCACCTGATTGGGATGATTCTGCACCAAATCAACCACCTGCTTCCAATCACTTAGAGCAAGATCATTAGCCCATAATAATTTGTCTTCGGGTTGCAAACCTGCAGCATCGCCAGCTCCCCCAGAGGTAACTGAGGATAAGCGAGTTGAAACCTCGGGTGTAAAAGGCTTAAAGCCCAAGGAGGACATGGCTGATTCAACTTCTGGATCAAAGCTCCAATCCGTCAAATCTAATGTTTTTACCTCTTCGGCACCATACTCATTAGCCGGCGCAACCGTTAAAGTCACTTGGTTATCACCGATGTGGGAAATCAACCCCATATTTACCGATTCCCAATCCGGTGTTTTGACGCCAGAGACAGATTTAAGTTCCAAATTCGATTCTAAACCAGCTCGAGCAGCAATTGAATCGGGTTCAATTTGACCAATAACAGGCTTAACAGCAGGCACACCTATTAAAAAAACAAGCCAATACGCAAATACAGCAAACAAAAAGTTAAATGCGGGGCCAGCAGCTACTATCGACGTCCTTTTCCACAAAGGCTGAGTATCAAATGCTTGTCCCTTTTGCTCTGGTAGAACGTCATCTACTCGGCCATCGAGCATTTTAACATAACCGCCCAATGGTATTATTGAAAGGCTATACTCAGTGCCATCTTGACCAGTTTTGCTCCAAATTGATTTACCAAAACCAATGGAGAATTTTTCTACTTTCACACCACAACGGCGCGCTACCCAGAAGTGCCCGTACTCATGTACCGCAACTAAGATGCCAAGGGCAATAAGAAAGGAGGCAAAATTCCATAAGATATCTGTCATGCTGAACACTCTTTAATTGTCTCGACAGCTAAGGCTCGTGCCATTCTATCTAGCTCAATGATACTTTCCAAGCTATTACAATCTGCTTCGCTGCTCTTGCCACAAATAAAATGTGCGACTCGCTCATTAACGACAGCAATATCGGTAAACTTTAACTTGTGTGAAAGAAACGAATCAACGGCAATTTCATTAGCTGCATTAAGCGCCGTCGTTGCATGTTGTCCTTCGTAGCAAGCGTCTATCGCAAGCTTCAAGCATGGGTATCTCTGGTAGTCGGGTTCAAGAAAGGTCAACTGGCTGATTTGAGCGAAATCAAGGGGCGGTACACCAGCTGGAACTCTATCAGGATAAGAGAGGGTATAAGATATAGGGGTTGCCATATCGGGATTGCCCATCTGTGCAAGTAAAGAACCATCTTTATACTGCACCATAGAATGAATCACTGATTGAGGATGGATTAGAACCTTGAGCTGTTCTCGACTGGTATTAAAAAGCCATTTAGCTTCTATGTACTCTAAGCCTTTGTTCATCATACTGGCCGAATCGACTGAAATTTTAGGTCCCATAGACCAATTAGGATGTACTATCGCTTGTTCAGGAGTGACTTGTGACAATGCACTAAGGTCAGAGTAACGAAATGGACCTCCAGAACCTGTAAGTGTAATGTGCTGAATTCCATGCTGGACTAAATCACAATCCCCTAAATGAGTCTGAATAGACTCGGGGAGGCACTGGAAAATTGCATTATGCTCACTATCGACAGGCATAAGCTCTGCGTTGTATTCTTTCACTGCGTCCATGAACAATTTACCAGACATGACTAACGCTTCTTTGTTAGCCAATAAAACACGTTTACCCGCTTTAACAGCAGCCATGGTTGGAACAAGGCCAACAGCACCAACAATCGCAGACATAACTGTGTCGACTTCATCAAAAGAAGCAACATGAGTAATAGCCTCGGGTCCAGATAGTACTTGTGTAGGGAGTTTTAACCTTTGGATGTGGGAGCTCAATGTACCAGCCGACTCTTCACAGGCCATCACAGCATATTTAGGCTGCCATTTTTGACATAGTTGGCGCATTTTATCGACGTTTGTTCCCGCAACCAATGCAACAATATCAAACTCAGATGGATTGTGCTCAACGACTTTTAAAGTGCTATGACCAATCGAACCTGTTGCACCTAAAATTGTCAACTTACGCATAAAGAAACCAGTAAAATCCATAAGGCAGGGCACGACCTGCCGATGTAATTAGAAAATGAAATAAAGAAGTGCGAATACAGGAAAAGCGGCTGTCAAACTATCGACCCTATCCAATATTCCACCATGCCCAGGTAGAATATTACCGCTATCTTTTATGCCTGAAACTCGTTTAAACATACTCTCGACAAGGTCACCTAGTACACTGATTACCACTGTGATTAATGTAATGAACACCATAGAGAAGGAACTGCTAAACTCAATATCAAACCAAACAGCCGTTCCCCAGCCGACAAAAATTGCAGTCGCAATTCCTCCGATCAGGCCTTCAATGGTTTTGTTCGGGCTAACATGAGGAGCCATTTTTCGGCGACCAAAGCTCTTACCGCAAAAATAAGCGCCGCTATCTGCAGCCCAGACAATAAAGCATACAAAGAGCACGAGTTTAGCACCGTGGTAGCTATCCTCGTATATCCCTTCAGCCCTGAGTAATAAGATGCTCCAAAAAAACGGTAAAAGAGTCAAAACACCAAATACATGCCTGAGCACATTGGAATGTTGCCAAAGCTTGGCTGAACGAGGAAAAGACAGTACTAAGCCGCTAGAAATAATCCACCAAATACTTCCAACTGAAAGCACAGCGATATGCACGTCAGTCATCAAACTTAGACTTCTGGCATCAAAAGGAATAAAAGCTAAGGAAATAGCGCTAATAAAAATACTCGGAGTCAATGCCAAAAGGCGTGTTTTGGACTCAACAAATTGGGTCCACTCCCAATAACCGATTACAGTTACTGTCGCTACAGCTAGCATGAATATAGCTAACGGTAACTTGAAAATACCAAGAATAACAGCAGGGGCAAGAATTAGAGCTGTGATAATTCGTTGTTTCAAACTTAAACCCTTAATCGCTTTCGATCAGTTCTTCAACCTGTTCGTCGGTGCAACCAAAGCGCCTCTCCCGATTAACAAACCATGTAATTGCTTCAATTAAACTATCTTCATTGAACTCCGGCCAATATGTCGGCGTAAAATACATTTCCGCATAAGCCATCTGCCAAAGCATGAAGTTACTGATACGACATTCGCCACTTGTTCGTATTAATAAGTCAACTTCTGGGAGATCCGCCATGGTCAGATGAGACGTAATCAGCTCTTCATTAACGTCACTAGCATCAATTTCACCACGTGCTACTTTCGCAGAAATACTTTTCGTCGCCTCGACAATATCCCATTTACCGCCGTAATTAGCGGCTATGTTAATAACCATTCCAGTGTTATTTTCAGTCAGAGCTTCGGCTTGAGCTATCTTTGTTTGTAACCTTGGGTTAAATCGACTTTTATCACCGATAACACGCAGACGTAGATTGTTCTTATGAAGCTTCTTAACTTCCGTAGACAAAACGGTGATGAATAACTCCATTAACACACCGACTTCGTCCTCTGGTCTGCGCCAGTTTTCACTGCTAAACGCAAACAAAGTAATGGCTTTAATACCTAATTTTGCAGATGTAGAAATAGTTTTTCTTACCGCAGACACACCATTTTTATGGCCGAACACGCGGGGTTTTCCCTGCGTTTTTGCCCAGCGACCATTACCATCCATAATGATAGCAATATGCTTGGGAAGTAGTTCTGAAGATAGTTGAATGTTATGCATACAAGGATTCATGGTTATCAGCAGGTGACAAAGAGTAGCATAAAAAAACGCTGTACTGCGAGCACAGCGTTTTTTATATTTCGAGTGTGAATGAAATTAAACTTCCATAAGTTCTTTTTCTTTTGATGCGAGCGCTTCGTCTACTTTTTTAACCGCTGCATCAGTGATTTTTTGAATCTCATCTTGCGCTTTGCGATCTTCATCTTCAGAAATTTCTTTGTCTTTGAGCAAGGACTTTAGTTCACCATTGGCATCACGACGAATATTACGAATAGCCACTCGTCCGCCCTCAGCTTCACCACGTACGATTTTAACCAGGTCCTTACGTCGCTCTTCTGTCAACGGTGGAAGTGGTACACGGATGATGGTTCCGGCTGACATCGGATTGAGTCCTAGATCTGACATCATGATGGCTTTTTCCACCTTGGGTGCAAGCTCTTTATCAAAAACAGTAATGGCTAGAGTTCGAGCATCTTCAGCAACAACATTAGCAACTTGGTTTAGTGGTGTTGGAGCACCATAGTACTCGACTGAGATTCCAGAGAGTAGGCTCGGATGAGCGCGACCTGTACGAACTTTCGAAAGGTTATTTTTTAGCGCTTCTACGCTTTTTTCCATACGCTCTTGAGCGTCTTGTTTGATTTCATTAATCACGATATCACCTTAAATGTGTCATTCTTTTTAGAAGAAAGCCTAAACAGGATTCTTTAAAAGGCAATACCCTAGTATAAAATTACCATACTAGGGTTGAATGAGTTATTCAGCAGTACTAATCAAAGTACCTTCAGCTTCACCCATAACCACTCGGCGAAGTGCACCAGGCTTATTCATGTTGAAGACACGAATAGGCATTTTGTGATCACGAGCTAATGTAAATGCTGCTAAATCCATCACTTTTAGTTCTTTATCAAGAACTTCTGAATATGCCAGCTTATCATACAACTCTGCATCAGGATTAGCTACAGGGTCAGCGGTAAATACACCGTCAACTTTAGTCGCTTTTAAAACCACATCGGCCTCAATTTCTATGCCACGTAAACAGGCAGCAGAGTCAGTCGTAAAAAATGGATTCCCAGTACCGGCTGAGAATATAACCACTCGCCCTTGACGCAATTCACGAATAGCATCAGCCCAGTTGTAATCGTCACAGACGCCTTTCAGAGGTATGGCAGACATAACACGAGCATTAACATAAGCACGATGTAGAGCGTCTCGCATGGCAAGGCCGTTCATTACGGTTGCAAGCATCCCCATATGATCACCCACAACACGGTTCATCCCAGCTTCAGCAAGCCCTGCACCTCGGAAAAGATTGCCTCCTCCGATCACCACCCCTACTTGCACTCCAAGCTCTACCAGTTCTTTCACTTCTTGAGCCATACGATCAAGAATCGCAGGGTCGATACCAAAACCCTCTTCACCTTGAAGAGCTTCACCACTCAGTTTTAACAGAATACGTTGATACGCTGGTTTAGGGTTTGTCGTCATGGAGTTTACCTT
Coding sequences within it:
- the rseP gene encoding sigma E protease regulator RseP, which codes for MTDILWNFASFLIALGILVAVHEYGHFWVARRCGVKVEKFSIGFGKSIWSKTGQDGTEYSLSIIPLGGYVKMLDGRVDDVLPEQKGQAFDTQPLWKRTSIVAAGPAFNFLFAVFAYWLVFLIGVPAVKPVIGQIEPDSIAARAGLESNLELKSVSGVKTPDWESVNMGLISHIGDNQVTLTVAPANEYGAEEVKTLDLTDWSFDPEVESAMSSLGFKPFTPEVSTRLSSVTSGGAGDAAGLQPEDKLLWANDLALSDWKQVVDLVQNHPNQVIDLTVERNGETIDLTLVPENRTLSNGRVIGFAGIAPQVAEWPENYRFDLQFGVFESVGKAIEKTGQVIGLTISMLKKLIVGDVGLNNLSGPISIAKGAGTTADYGLVYFLGFLALISVNLGIINLVPLPMLDGGHLMFFAVEAVTRRPVPERVQDMGYRIGGAIIFSLMALAIFNDFARL
- the ispC gene encoding 1-deoxy-D-xylulose-5-phosphate reductoisomerase gives rise to the protein MRKLTILGATGSIGHSTLKVVEHNPSEFDIVALVAGTNVDKMRQLCQKWQPKYAVMACEESAGTLSSHIQRLKLPTQVLSGPEAITHVASFDEVDTVMSAIVGAVGLVPTMAAVKAGKRVLLANKEALVMSGKLFMDAVKEYNAELMPVDSEHNAIFQCLPESIQTHLGDCDLVQHGIQHITLTGSGGPFRYSDLSALSQVTPEQAIVHPNWSMGPKISVDSASMMNKGLEYIEAKWLFNTSREQLKVLIHPQSVIHSMVQYKDGSLLAQMGNPDMATPISYTLSYPDRVPAGVPPLDFAQISQLTFLEPDYQRYPCLKLAIDACYEGQHATTALNAANEIAVDSFLSHKLKFTDIAVVNERVAHFICGKSSEADCNSLESIIELDRMARALAVETIKECSA
- a CDS encoding phosphatidate cytidylyltransferase, producing MKQRIITALILAPAVILGIFKLPLAIFMLAVATVTVIGYWEWTQFVESKTRLLALTPSIFISAISLAFIPFDARSLSLMTDVHIAVLSVGSIWWIISSGLVLSFPRSAKLWQHSNVLRHVFGVLTLLPFFWSILLLRAEGIYEDSYHGAKLVLFVCFIVWAADSGAYFCGKSFGRRKMAPHVSPNKTIEGLIGGIATAIFVGWGTAVWFDIEFSSSFSMVFITLITVVISVLGDLVESMFKRVSGIKDSGNILPGHGGILDRVDSLTAAFPVFALLYFIF
- a CDS encoding isoprenyl transferase, with the protein product MHNIQLSSELLPKHIAIIMDGNGRWAKTQGKPRVFGHKNGVSAVRKTISTSAKLGIKAITLFAFSSENWRRPEDEVGVLMELFITVLSTEVKKLHKNNLRLRVIGDKSRFNPRLQTKIAQAEALTENNTGMVINIAANYGGKWDIVEATKSISAKVARGEIDASDVNEELITSHLTMADLPEVDLLIRTSGECRISNFMLWQMAYAEMYFTPTYWPEFNEDSLIEAITWFVNRERRFGCTDEQVEELIESD
- the frr gene encoding ribosome recycling factor — its product is MINEIKQDAQERMEKSVEALKNNLSKVRTGRAHPSLLSGISVEYYGAPTPLNQVANVVAEDARTLAITVFDKELAPKVEKAIMMSDLGLNPMSAGTIIRVPLPPLTEERRKDLVKIVRGEAEGGRVAIRNIRRDANGELKSLLKDKEISEDEDRKAQDEIQKITDAAVKKVDEALASKEKELMEV
- the pyrH gene encoding UMP kinase; translation: MTTNPKPAYQRILLKLSGEALQGEEGFGIDPAILDRMAQEVKELVELGVQVGVVIGGGNLFRGAGLAEAGMNRVVGDHMGMLATVMNGLAMRDALHRAYVNARVMSAIPLKGVCDDYNWADAIRELRQGRVVIFSAGTGNPFFTTDSAACLRGIEIEADVVLKATKVDGVFTADPVANPDAELYDKLAYSEVLDKELKVMDLAAFTLARDHKMPIRVFNMNKPGALRRVVMGEAEGTLISTAE